One part of the Polyangiaceae bacterium genome encodes these proteins:
- the thrC gene encoding threonine synthase produces MYRCPTCGGLLEVAHDIDALRDRSAAAWIRLFDERYRVNQWPYGSGVWGKREWVMPSLPDDMIVSMYEGGTNLFWAERYGKQLGVPETWVKLCGNSHSGSFKDLGMTVLVSVVRQALQQGLKVKAIACASTGDTSAALAAYGAAAGLPVVVLLPRGKISTAQLVQPLAHGALVLGLDTDFDGCMAIVQRLAEEGIVYLANSMNPLRIEGQKTVAVEIVQQFDWQVPDWVVLPSGNLGNAYALYSGFKLMRELGLIDRYPRLAVAQAENANPLYRAWTAGKKTVEPITAQQTLATAIQIGNPVSAPRALKALEELNGVVEQASEQELCDAAARADRTGMYTCPHTAVGLAVLEKLVNNGTIKSTDRVVCVSTANGLKFTEFKVGFHEGKVPGVDTTLSNPPVMLPADYGQVVDAISARL; encoded by the coding sequence ATGTACCGCTGCCCAACGTGTGGTGGCTTGCTCGAAGTAGCGCACGACATCGATGCGCTGCGGGACCGCAGCGCCGCAGCTTGGATCCGCCTGTTCGACGAGCGCTATCGAGTGAACCAGTGGCCCTATGGCTCGGGCGTGTGGGGCAAGCGGGAGTGGGTGATGCCGTCGCTGCCCGACGACATGATCGTCTCGATGTACGAGGGCGGCACCAACCTGTTTTGGGCGGAACGCTACGGCAAGCAGCTCGGCGTCCCCGAGACCTGGGTCAAGCTGTGCGGAAATAGCCACAGCGGCTCCTTCAAGGATCTCGGGATGACCGTGCTGGTGTCCGTCGTACGCCAGGCGCTTCAACAGGGATTGAAGGTGAAGGCCATCGCCTGCGCCTCGACCGGTGACACCAGCGCCGCGCTCGCGGCCTACGGTGCGGCGGCGGGCCTGCCGGTTGTCGTTTTATTGCCGCGAGGAAAAATTAGCACGGCGCAGCTGGTGCAGCCCCTGGCCCACGGGGCGCTGGTGCTCGGGTTGGATACCGACTTCGACGGCTGCATGGCGATCGTTCAGCGGCTGGCGGAGGAGGGCATCGTCTACCTCGCTAACTCGATGAACCCGCTGCGCATCGAAGGTCAAAAGACGGTCGCCGTTGAGATCGTGCAGCAGTTCGACTGGCAAGTGCCCGACTGGGTGGTGCTTCCGAGTGGAAACCTGGGCAATGCCTACGCCCTCTACTCCGGCTTCAAGTTGATGCGGGAGCTTGGCCTGATCGATCGCTACCCGCGCCTCGCGGTGGCGCAGGCTGAGAACGCCAACCCGCTCTACCGTGCCTGGACCGCCGGCAAGAAGACGGTCGAGCCCATCACCGCCCAACAGACGCTGGCGACCGCCATTCAGATCGGCAACCCGGTGAGTGCGCCGCGCGCGCTGAAGGCTCTGGAGGAGCTGAACGGCGTCGTGGAGCAGGCCAGCGAGCAAGAGCTGTGCGACGCAGCGGCCCGCGCGGACCGCACCGGCATGTACACCTGTCCGCACACCGCGGTCGGGCTCGCCGTGCTGGAGAAGCTGGTGAACAACGGCACCATCAAGTCAACGGATCGCGTGGTGTGCGTCTCCACCGCCAACGGCCTCAAGTTCACCGAGTTCAAGGTTGGTTTTCACGAGGGCAAGGTGCCCGGCGTGGACACGACCCTGAGCAACCCTCCGGTGATGCTCCCGGCGGACTACGGTCAGGTCGTGGACGCCATTTCCGCACGGCTCTGA
- a CDS encoding S-adenosylmethionine decarboxylase: MTVRTHRVAEFRAPQGAGLAPSQLSLLVRSLLPADVAERVVCHEWQPQGLSLMCFSADLTFTLHTWPEHEACVVDLFHCPKRFDGAAFLAVLGARSGWAVIAEREFARSLSGR; the protein is encoded by the coding sequence GTGACCGTTCGCACTCACCGCGTGGCAGAGTTTCGCGCGCCTCAGGGAGCCGGGCTTGCGCCGTCGCAGCTCTCGCTCCTGGTGAGGAGCTTGTTGCCGGCGGACGTTGCGGAACGCGTGGTGTGTCATGAGTGGCAGCCCCAGGGCCTCTCGCTGATGTGCTTCTCGGCAGACCTGACGTTCACCCTCCACACCTGGCCGGAGCACGAGGCGTGCGTGGTGGATCTCTTCCATTGCCCAAAACGCTTCGATGGCGCGGCGTTTCTTGCGGTTCTGGGCGCCCGAAGTGGCTGGGCCGTGATCGCCGAACGCGAGTTCGCGCGCAGCCTGAGCGGCCGCTGA
- a CDS encoding S-adenosylmethionine decarboxylase, with protein sequence MIELGWHWIVDAFDCDGAALADRGALLRLLTDVPQVLGLRVVGEPQVHIESAPEPLLVGLVLLAESHFSVHARPAQRVLHADLFSCVRFDVERCLLELQQAYGFREHRAHFFERNLPAPAGEPT encoded by the coding sequence ATGATCGAGCTAGGCTGGCACTGGATAGTGGATGCGTTCGATTGCGACGGGGCGGCTCTGGCCGACCGCGGCGCCCTGCTGCGCCTACTCACTGACGTGCCCCAGGTGCTGGGCCTGCGCGTGGTGGGTGAGCCACAGGTACACATAGAGTCCGCTCCCGAGCCGTTGCTTGTCGGCCTCGTGCTGCTGGCGGAGAGCCATTTCAGCGTCCACGCTCGTCCGGCGCAGCGCGTGCTCCACGCGGATTTGTTCTCCTGTGTGCGCTTCGACGTGGAGCGCTGCCTGCTCGAGCTTCAGCAGGCCTACGGCTTCCGCGAGCACCGCGCGCATTTCTTCGAGCGCAATCTGCCAGCGCCTGCGGGGGAGCCCACGTGA
- a CDS encoding CDP-alcohol phosphatidyltransferase family protein, with product MSWVLVLETDAGDPARKVAGLPLCLRLALDAQGAGASGVVLKGELEALEAVLQDPRFRLPVLKQVPDGAEYITLGASSVVHRTLFKAIREAGVSSIDLRSESFPHSPPWSFESFTVHDRVTQRKAERALFRALRKPQDGWTSRYLNRYISLAISRWLVKTPLRPNQVSIGILAIGIAGAVIATRGGYWDLLLGAFLFQAQSVLDGCDGEMSRITYRGSLMGEWLDTVGDDLTNYGFFAGSAWGLYASTGHLVYLIAGIVTVLCGVTASGLEYRYLIRIGSGDLLKYPLSQSTSSGEGLMAYIGPLFKRDTFVFLTLVAAVLGQVGPMLIVFCLGAVGILISVLSTELRMARERSRA from the coding sequence ATGAGCTGGGTGCTGGTGCTCGAAACAGACGCAGGCGATCCCGCACGAAAAGTCGCTGGCTTGCCGCTCTGCCTGCGCCTGGCGCTGGATGCCCAGGGCGCCGGCGCGAGCGGCGTCGTGCTCAAGGGCGAGCTCGAGGCCCTGGAAGCGGTGCTCCAGGACCCCCGCTTTCGACTGCCGGTTTTGAAGCAGGTGCCCGACGGCGCCGAGTACATCACGCTGGGCGCCAGCAGCGTGGTCCACCGCACGCTGTTCAAGGCCATCCGCGAGGCCGGCGTGTCGAGCATCGACTTGCGCAGCGAGTCCTTCCCGCACTCCCCGCCGTGGAGCTTCGAGAGCTTCACCGTTCACGACCGCGTGACCCAGCGCAAAGCGGAGCGCGCGTTGTTCCGCGCGCTCCGCAAGCCTCAAGACGGCTGGACCTCCCGCTACCTCAATCGCTACATCTCCCTCGCCATCAGCCGCTGGCTAGTGAAGACCCCGTTGCGCCCGAATCAAGTTTCCATAGGGATATTGGCCATCGGTATCGCCGGCGCAGTGATCGCCACGCGCGGCGGCTACTGGGATCTGCTGCTAGGCGCGTTCCTGTTTCAAGCGCAGAGCGTGCTCGACGGCTGTGATGGAGAAATGAGCCGCATCACCTATCGCGGCTCGCTGATGGGCGAGTGGCTCGACACGGTGGGCGACGATCTGACGAACTACGGCTTCTTCGCTGGTTCGGCTTGGGGCCTCTACGCGAGTACGGGTCACCTCGTGTACTTGATCGCCGGTATCGTAACCGTGCTCTGCGGCGTGACGGCGAGCGGCCTGGAGTATCGCTACTTGATTCGCATCGGCTCTGGCGACTTGCTCAAGTATCCGCTGAGTCAAAGCACCTCGAGCGGTGAAGGCTTGATGGCGTACATCGGCCCGTTGTTCAAGCGCGACACCTTCGTCTTCTTGACGCTGGTGGCTGCAGTGCTCGGTCAGGTCGGTCCGATGTTGATCGTGTTCTGCTTGGGTGCCGTGGGGATCTTGATCAGCGTGCTCTCGACCGAGCTTCGCATGGCCCGGGAGCGCAGCCGGGCGTGA
- a CDS encoding YceI family protein → MIRRTPRRPGATAVCCVLAALAAFAALACDDKQEKLYEPSDPRPAHPVDEPAVGELVSYQIAPESRISFELRSREVTSKGTIGVVRGELKINLADLEHSSGNVEVDVAALRMQSFESEDDNKLQAERARNWLNVGSSRAEAAREQSRWARFEFQALDAAKPGSAFEAKLVKKLLPPAPSGSAGEAPSAAPASAAPAKTSKPQFEHHGPNGDIELYDEEDTAPDAGDAAAPRVQPGEVRRSALSVNGQLSLNGFRKATSSSLEALFEFKGPAAVGAAPERIVLKSTKPLRVGFADHDIKPRNAHGILETTQGELLKRAGSQARVSFELVLVPKR, encoded by the coding sequence GTGATCCGCCGTACTCCGCGCCGCCCAGGGGCAACCGCCGTCTGCTGTGTGCTGGCCGCTCTTGCCGCCTTCGCTGCGCTCGCTTGCGACGACAAGCAAGAGAAGCTCTACGAACCCTCGGATCCCCGTCCGGCGCACCCCGTGGATGAGCCCGCGGTGGGAGAGCTCGTGAGCTACCAGATCGCTCCGGAGAGCCGCATCAGCTTCGAGCTCCGGAGCCGCGAGGTGACCAGCAAGGGCACGATCGGCGTCGTCCGCGGAGAGCTCAAGATCAACCTGGCAGATCTCGAACACTCCTCCGGCAACGTGGAAGTCGACGTGGCCGCGCTACGCATGCAGAGCTTCGAGTCAGAAGACGACAACAAGCTCCAGGCAGAGCGCGCCCGCAACTGGCTCAACGTCGGTTCTAGCCGTGCGGAAGCAGCACGCGAGCAGAGTCGCTGGGCACGCTTCGAGTTTCAAGCGCTCGACGCTGCGAAACCCGGCAGCGCGTTCGAAGCCAAACTCGTGAAAAAGCTCCTCCCTCCTGCGCCCTCGGGCAGCGCCGGGGAGGCGCCCTCAGCGGCACCAGCTTCGGCAGCGCCGGCGAAGACCTCCAAGCCTCAGTTCGAGCACCACGGACCGAACGGCGACATCGAGCTCTACGACGAGGAAGATACAGCTCCCGACGCTGGAGACGCAGCCGCTCCCCGAGTGCAGCCAGGCGAAGTGCGCCGCTCCGCGCTCTCTGTGAACGGACAGCTTTCTCTGAATGGTTTCCGCAAGGCAACATCTAGCAGCCTCGAAGCACTCTTCGAGTTCAAGGGCCCAGCCGCGGTTGGGGCGGCGCCGGAGCGCATCGTGCTGAAGAGCACGAAGCCCCTCCGCGTGGGCTTTGCCGATCACGACATCAAGCCGCGCAACGCCCACGGCATCCTGGAAACCACCCAGGGAGAGCTACTCAAGCGCGCGGGAAGCCAGGCCCGGGTGAGCTTCGAGCTGGTGTTGGTACCCAAGCGCTGA
- a CDS encoding IgGFc-binding protein, with product MLRHLLAGFGFLFLGFACSASNSSSGVNGGNGGNAGNGGGGPDGGLFCNGCVGKTYTPCENGEPQTPIECEEACTPDLGCTHCTPEETVCVGNEVHKCSTDGSNTDELVEVCDVANGELCGNGRCGTACEIAADQPSNVGCEFWGVDLDQQDGLNDPASEPWGFVLSNAGEGDANITIDANLANPGEPLQLQPIQQLTVPAGSLQTVILPSRELDCGVKANDYQSPGTCLSSRAFKITSSNPIVVYQFNVFTNQYSNDASLLLPTAALGKVYRIINWGAGHPVPTNFPGIGLIIDRSYVTVVGTQPNTKVSVKPSWKIRGNGPIPATPAGGLIEVTLGPYDVLNLETDDGAFGDDPKTIADLTGTVVQSDKPVAVFSGVESTSVPGSWDIPTYPGWDDGGGGETCCLDHLEEQMFPAESLGSKYVITRSPVRSTGGFREPDVLRFLGVAETAQVTTSLAPPYDNFTLNPGDSVTAPAQDNITVTSTTPIMIGQLLVSQGYVQGAYTGDPSLTVFPPVDQYRTEYVILTPPSWTRNYVVISTPQGANINIDGAPTSGCTVEAAGTIEGVSYESRACPLTEGAHKLSGDMPFGIVAYGYGSAGSYAFAGGADVKRIYEPPPIK from the coding sequence ATGCTTCGCCACTTGCTCGCTGGTTTTGGCTTCCTGTTCCTTGGTTTCGCCTGTTCCGCGAGCAACAGCTCGAGCGGTGTGAATGGCGGTAATGGTGGAAACGCCGGAAACGGGGGTGGCGGACCCGATGGCGGCTTGTTCTGCAACGGCTGCGTCGGGAAGACCTACACCCCGTGCGAGAACGGCGAGCCGCAGACACCTATCGAGTGTGAGGAAGCGTGCACCCCTGACCTCGGTTGCACCCACTGTACCCCCGAGGAAACGGTGTGCGTCGGCAACGAGGTCCACAAGTGCTCGACCGACGGCTCCAACACCGACGAGCTGGTCGAAGTCTGCGATGTAGCCAACGGAGAGCTGTGCGGAAACGGTCGCTGTGGCACGGCCTGTGAGATCGCCGCGGATCAACCCTCGAACGTGGGCTGTGAGTTCTGGGGCGTAGATCTCGATCAGCAAGACGGGCTGAACGACCCCGCGAGCGAACCGTGGGGCTTCGTGCTCTCGAACGCGGGCGAAGGCGACGCGAATATCACCATCGACGCGAACTTGGCGAACCCCGGCGAGCCGCTGCAGCTGCAGCCAATTCAACAGCTGACCGTGCCTGCTGGCAGCCTGCAGACCGTGATCCTTCCCTCACGCGAGCTGGACTGCGGCGTGAAGGCCAACGACTACCAGTCTCCGGGTACTTGCCTCTCCTCTCGCGCGTTCAAGATCACCAGCAGCAATCCGATCGTCGTCTATCAGTTCAACGTCTTCACCAATCAGTACTCGAACGACGCCTCGCTGCTCTTGCCTACTGCCGCGCTCGGTAAGGTGTACCGCATCATCAACTGGGGAGCGGGGCACCCGGTGCCCACGAACTTCCCGGGCATCGGACTCATCATCGATCGCTCATACGTGACCGTGGTCGGCACCCAGCCGAACACTAAGGTGAGCGTCAAACCGTCGTGGAAGATCCGCGGAAACGGCCCTATCCCGGCGACGCCCGCTGGGGGGCTGATCGAAGTCACGCTGGGGCCGTACGACGTGCTGAACTTGGAGACGGATGACGGCGCCTTTGGCGACGACCCCAAGACGATCGCCGATTTGACTGGCACCGTGGTGCAATCAGATAAGCCGGTGGCGGTATTCAGCGGCGTGGAGAGCACCAGCGTGCCCGGCTCGTGGGACATCCCCACCTACCCTGGCTGGGACGACGGCGGCGGCGGTGAGACGTGCTGCCTCGACCACCTCGAGGAACAAATGTTCCCCGCGGAATCACTCGGCAGCAAATACGTGATCACGCGTAGCCCAGTGCGCTCGACGGGCGGCTTCCGCGAGCCGGATGTGCTGCGCTTCCTCGGTGTGGCCGAGACTGCACAAGTCACGACCAGCCTGGCCCCGCCTTATGACAACTTCACGCTGAACCCCGGGGACTCCGTCACTGCTCCTGCGCAGGACAACATCACCGTCACGTCGACCACGCCGATCATGATCGGGCAGCTGTTGGTCAGTCAGGGCTACGTGCAGGGCGCCTACACTGGGGATCCATCGCTCACCGTGTTCCCTCCAGTCGATCAGTACCGCACGGAATACGTAATCCTCACCCCCCCCTCCTGGACCAGGAACTACGTCGTCATCTCGACGCCCCAGGGCGCAAACATCAACATCGACGGCGCGCCGACCAGCGGTTGCACGGTGGAAGCGGCGGGAACGATTGAAGGGGTGAGCTACGAGAGCCGCGCGTGTCCGCTCACCGAAGGCGCGCACAAGCTGTCCGGCGACATGCCGTTCGGTATCGTGGCGTACGGCTACGGGAGCGCCGGTTCGTACGCCTTCGCGGGTGGTGCCGACGTCAAGCGGATCTACGAGCCACCGCCCATCAAGTAA
- a CDS encoding DUF692 domain-containing protein yields MVPKDRLGVGLGLRWEFLEEVIDGPSLDVAFWEVSPENHMRRGGYFPWALSKVRERYPLVTHGLTLSLGAVDEPPADYLNELRQEIERMGSPWHSDHLCFSTAGPLVLHDLLPLRLCKHTADRAAERLMRVQDALGVPMAFENISWYAHPGAPELPETEFINRVLERSDAWMLLDVNNVYVNAQNHGFDPYAFIAELPLDRVIQLHVAGHTELEDGMLLDTHGAPIIDPVYELLEWTLERSGPRPVLLERDNDVPELPELLAEVSRLRGVYERAIDRWNERERKVG; encoded by the coding sequence ATCGTACCGAAAGATCGCCTCGGCGTTGGCCTTGGCCTGCGCTGGGAGTTCCTCGAGGAGGTGATAGACGGTCCGAGCTTGGACGTCGCCTTTTGGGAGGTCTCGCCGGAGAACCACATGCGCCGCGGCGGCTATTTCCCGTGGGCACTGAGCAAAGTCCGCGAGCGCTACCCGTTGGTGACCCACGGGCTCACGCTGTCGCTGGGAGCGGTCGATGAGCCCCCCGCGGATTACCTCAACGAGCTCAGGCAGGAAATCGAGCGCATGGGGTCTCCCTGGCACTCGGACCACCTGTGCTTCAGCACTGCGGGGCCGTTGGTGCTTCACGACTTGCTGCCCCTGCGTTTGTGCAAGCACACCGCAGATCGCGCGGCGGAGCGCCTGATGCGTGTTCAAGACGCCCTGGGCGTACCGATGGCGTTCGAGAACATCAGCTGGTACGCGCACCCCGGAGCGCCCGAGTTACCAGAGACGGAGTTCATCAACCGAGTGCTGGAACGGAGCGACGCTTGGATGTTGCTGGACGTCAACAACGTCTACGTGAACGCCCAGAACCACGGCTTCGATCCCTACGCGTTCATCGCCGAGCTGCCTCTCGATCGCGTCATCCAGCTCCACGTCGCCGGCCATACGGAGCTTGAAGACGGCATGCTCCTCGACACTCACGGCGCACCGATCATCGATCCGGTCTACGAGCTACTCGAGTGGACGCTGGAGCGCAGCGGACCGCGCCCGGTGCTGCTCGAGCGAGACAACGACGTGCCCGAGCTCCCTGAGCTCCTCGCGGAAGTAAGTCGACTGCGCGGAGTCTATGAGCGAGCCATCGACCGCTGGAACGAACGCGAACGGAAGGTCGGATGA
- a CDS encoding putative DNA-binding domain-containing protein — MSDADAETLRARALENAMARLALGPEVADDPESISCWLANAGVHPEDRAALVETGLGRLSVYRRLVRGNVQGAIELAIPRSIYRMGTNCFEHYLARWLAEDGPKTHYLRDVTREFLDYCELPWQSDAEVPGYLMNLARHEALRIEVASETARPADAEPGELELDRPVRFIEAVRLVRYEYAVHQLSEDETDETLPERRATRLLVYRSPTHEVRYLELTPLAATILERLIAGDPLQQALLQSCSALGVSLTQDVLDGTARVLADLAERGALLGSD; from the coding sequence ATGAGCGACGCCGATGCAGAGACCCTGCGCGCGCGGGCGCTCGAGAACGCGATGGCGCGCTTGGCCCTGGGTCCTGAGGTGGCGGACGACCCGGAGAGCATCTCGTGTTGGTTGGCCAACGCGGGCGTGCACCCCGAGGATCGCGCAGCGCTCGTAGAGACTGGGTTAGGCCGCCTGAGTGTCTACCGTCGCCTGGTACGGGGCAATGTGCAGGGCGCAATCGAGCTGGCTATCCCGCGCAGCATTTACCGCATGGGAACGAATTGCTTCGAACACTATCTGGCGCGTTGGCTCGCGGAAGATGGTCCGAAGACTCACTACCTGCGCGACGTCACGCGGGAGTTCCTGGACTACTGCGAGCTCCCCTGGCAGAGCGACGCCGAGGTACCCGGCTACTTGATGAACCTCGCCCGCCATGAAGCGCTGCGGATCGAAGTGGCTTCGGAGACGGCCAGGCCTGCGGACGCTGAGCCTGGCGAACTTGAACTCGACCGCCCGGTGCGCTTCATCGAGGCTGTCCGGCTGGTACGCTACGAGTACGCGGTCCACCAGCTCAGCGAAGACGAAACCGACGAAACGCTGCCTGAGCGCCGCGCGACTCGGTTGCTCGTGTACCGCAGCCCGACGCACGAAGTGCGCTATCTCGAGCTGACGCCCCTGGCGGCGACGATCTTGGAGCGATTGATCGCTGGAGATCCGCTACAGCAGGCTTTGCTCCAGAGCTGTTCGGCCTTAGGTGTCTCCCTCACCCAGGATGTGTTGGATGGGACGGCACGGGTGCTCGCAGACCTTGCGGAGCGCGGAGCGCTGCTTGGGAGCGACTAG
- a CDS encoding SUMF1/EgtB/PvdO family nonheme iron enzyme — MSDRDPLNLAGQVIAEKYRVERLVGEGGFAVVYRAIHTIWNKPVAIKFFNGLSSAPMDQRESLMQDFINEGALLTELSSHTANIVQARDVGTYTSPSGQWMPYMVLEWLDGRPLDAILEAEQQSGAPPWSIVEVYRLLEPAAMALDVAHGRGIAHRDIKPANLFVNGDPHAGGATVKVLDFGVAKMMTENTHLQAALAKTGTSITSFTPQYGAPEQFSRSHGATGPWTDVYALALVAIEMLIGRPALDGGDLVQLAFSSANPQIRPTPRNLGAQVSDQVEAVFAKALKISPSERYASAGQFISAFAIACGFTGPAVVSNPNPPAEFASGATVLAGNIPTHINPRSPTTGNPATLDPQQEKPGGKGLLFAGLGVAAVAVLGVGGFFAMNRGGDTKEPAQSATAPSPSAAPTVAAEQPFQCPDRTVGIPAGQFFMGSDQDDALPNEKPSHNVKLKAFCIDLYEVKTSEYKHCSDMGKCRRAPEKVEWDGITDKQRKTYSPLCNINDVEGRGDHPINCVTWQMADTYCKAQKKRLPTEAEWEYATRGPDGRIYPWGDEDPTEKHLNACGTECVKWGQEHGEPLKPLYNADDGFPTTAPVGKFPAGKSRFGPFDVVGNVWEWVADYEGAYTSDGQVDPHGPKTGEKRVIRGGGWNGSYKSWLRPSFRYAATPETQSHGYGFRCAMDFKTPDTAEPAKK; from the coding sequence ATGTCAGATCGCGACCCGTTGAACCTCGCCGGCCAAGTCATCGCCGAGAAATACCGTGTTGAGCGCCTGGTTGGTGAAGGCGGCTTCGCGGTGGTCTACCGGGCGATCCACACGATCTGGAACAAGCCGGTCGCCATCAAGTTCTTCAACGGCTTGTCCTCCGCGCCGATGGATCAGCGCGAGAGCCTGATGCAGGACTTCATCAATGAAGGTGCGCTGCTCACTGAGCTCTCGAGCCACACGGCGAACATCGTGCAGGCGCGCGACGTGGGCACGTACACGTCACCGAGCGGCCAGTGGATGCCGTACATGGTGCTCGAGTGGCTCGACGGGCGGCCCCTCGACGCGATCCTCGAAGCGGAGCAGCAAAGCGGCGCGCCGCCTTGGTCCATCGTCGAAGTGTACCGACTGCTGGAGCCCGCCGCGATGGCGCTCGACGTGGCACACGGGCGGGGCATCGCACATCGCGACATCAAGCCGGCGAACCTCTTCGTAAACGGGGACCCCCACGCGGGAGGCGCCACGGTGAAGGTGCTCGACTTCGGCGTCGCGAAGATGATGACCGAGAACACGCACCTCCAAGCTGCGTTGGCGAAGACCGGGACGAGCATCACGAGCTTCACGCCGCAATACGGAGCGCCCGAGCAGTTCTCTCGTTCTCACGGCGCGACCGGACCGTGGACGGACGTCTACGCGCTAGCGTTGGTCGCCATCGAAATGCTGATTGGCCGCCCCGCGCTCGACGGCGGCGACCTGGTGCAGCTGGCGTTCAGCTCTGCAAACCCGCAGATCCGCCCAACGCCACGCAACCTGGGAGCGCAGGTCAGTGATCAGGTTGAGGCGGTGTTCGCAAAGGCGCTGAAGATCTCGCCGTCGGAGCGCTACGCCAGCGCCGGGCAGTTCATTTCCGCGTTCGCCATCGCCTGCGGTTTCACGGGCCCGGCGGTAGTGTCCAACCCCAATCCGCCCGCAGAATTCGCTTCCGGCGCCACGGTGCTGGCGGGCAACATCCCGACCCACATCAATCCGCGCTCACCCACTACCGGGAACCCGGCGACGCTGGACCCGCAGCAAGAAAAGCCGGGCGGAAAAGGCCTGCTCTTCGCCGGTCTAGGCGTGGCTGCGGTCGCGGTGCTCGGCGTAGGTGGTTTTTTCGCGATGAACCGCGGCGGCGACACCAAGGAACCCGCTCAGTCTGCGACGGCACCGTCACCGAGCGCTGCCCCAACGGTCGCCGCGGAGCAGCCCTTTCAGTGCCCCGACCGCACCGTGGGGATCCCCGCTGGTCAGTTCTTCATGGGGTCCGATCAGGATGACGCGCTACCCAACGAAAAGCCGTCACACAACGTCAAGCTCAAGGCGTTTTGCATCGATCTCTACGAGGTCAAGACGTCGGAGTACAAGCACTGCTCAGACATGGGCAAGTGCCGCCGCGCCCCAGAGAAAGTGGAGTGGGACGGCATCACGGACAAGCAGCGCAAGACCTACAGTCCGCTGTGCAACATCAATGACGTCGAGGGCCGAGGCGACCACCCGATCAACTGCGTTACCTGGCAGATGGCAGACACCTACTGCAAGGCGCAGAAGAAGCGTCTCCCCACGGAAGCAGAGTGGGAGTACGCCACGCGCGGTCCCGATGGGCGCATCTATCCGTGGGGCGACGAAGACCCGACGGAGAAGCACTTGAATGCCTGTGGCACTGAGTGCGTGAAGTGGGGTCAGGAGCACGGCGAGCCTTTGAAGCCGCTCTACAACGCCGACGACGGCTTCCCCACGACAGCGCCTGTTGGCAAATTCCCCGCTGGCAAGTCGCGCTTTGGCCCATTCGACGTGGTTGGCAACGTCTGGGAGTGGGTTGCTGACTACGAAGGCGCGTACACATCGGACGGCCAGGTGGATCCCCACGGACCCAAGACCGGCGAGAAGCGCGTGATTCGCGGTGGAGGCTGGAATGGCAGCTACAAGAGCTGGCTCCGGCCGTCTTTCCGCTATGCCGCGACACCGGAAACCCAGTCTCATGGCTACGGTTTCCGTTGCGCGATGGACTTCAAGACTCCTGACACCGCCGAGCCGGCGAAGAAGTAG